In Vibrio sp. FE10, the following are encoded in one genomic region:
- a CDS encoding response regulator → MDILARSRYLIIDDSSVIQSATRALLIKLGVPNNNVISASNAQNAIEACRAHRFDILLIDHDLGSGSNGLQLLEFLQQKELIKPQTLVFIVTGNDSQDIFFGYAHFEPDGYLIKPIRADDIIKRVTSALSRQQYFSTLEQAYLKHGLNAVKPLFGKAPDPSTLKDAIIYMANVLIKNQKFDEAQAMLNGLLQLHDYLPAKVKLIEIHIAKQHYHDALSQIDGLIESSPRNIKLQQLKVKICLNTSDFESANNLIDQVLTVNGSNIELTNTMVWLQLLDKNIEQATQHLKSLAQLIPHSIWDSTGKRALILWADSLSLTPKERALWKPEAAWQRLSHSEKSYALSKPLLKLCRTLQLIQLEQHEVAKERIESISTNEFSDNDVEAFFLLALCYQALGLQDKVDQIKRQIEVHLKADHTSLALLQRMALQQADNFALPTLTKAPLAAVS, encoded by the coding sequence ATGGATATACTCGCCCGATCGCGCTATCTCATCATTGATGACAGCAGCGTTATTCAAAGTGCAACCCGTGCGCTGCTTATCAAGTTAGGTGTGCCGAACAACAATGTGATCAGCGCATCCAATGCACAAAATGCGATTGAGGCTTGTCGCGCACATCGATTCGATATCTTATTGATTGATCACGATTTAGGGTCAGGAAGTAATGGCTTACAATTGCTGGAATTTCTGCAGCAAAAAGAGTTGATCAAACCTCAAACCCTTGTCTTTATAGTAACAGGCAACGATAGCCAAGATATCTTCTTTGGTTATGCTCATTTCGAACCTGACGGCTATTTGATTAAGCCAATACGAGCCGATGACATCATCAAGCGCGTCACATCTGCATTGTCTCGACAGCAGTATTTCTCAACATTAGAACAGGCTTATCTCAAGCATGGCCTCAACGCGGTAAAGCCACTCTTTGGTAAGGCCCCTGACCCTTCGACTTTGAAAGATGCCATTATCTATATGGCGAACGTTCTAATAAAAAACCAGAAGTTCGATGAAGCACAAGCGATGTTGAATGGGCTTTTACAGCTCCATGATTACCTGCCCGCTAAGGTTAAACTCATTGAAATCCACATCGCCAAACAGCACTATCACGATGCTCTCAGCCAAATAGATGGCTTGATAGAAAGCAGCCCTCGCAATATCAAACTTCAGCAACTTAAGGTCAAGATCTGCCTCAATACCAGTGACTTCGAGTCAGCTAACAACCTGATTGATCAAGTACTCACCGTGAATGGCAGTAATATTGAGTTAACCAACACCATGGTTTGGCTGCAACTGTTAGATAAAAACATCGAGCAAGCGACCCAACACCTCAAATCGCTTGCCCAACTCATTCCCCACTCAATTTGGGATTCAACAGGTAAGCGAGCACTTATCTTATGGGCAGACAGTTTATCGCTCACCCCAAAAGAACGAGCTCTTTGGAAGCCTGAAGCCGCTTGGCAGAGGCTCTCTCATTCTGAAAAGTCCTACGCCCTGAGTAAGCCACTGCTTAAGCTGTGCCGTACCTTACAACTGATTCAGCTCGAGCAGCACGAGGTTGCGAAAGAGCGCATCGAGAGTATTTCGACAAACGAGTTTTCAGACAATGATGTCGAAGCCTTCTTCTTGTTAGCACTGTGCTATCAAGCCTTAGGATTACAAGACAAAGTCGACCAAATAAAGCGCCAAATTGAAGTTCATTTAAAGGCAGACCATACGAGTCTTGCCCTGCTACAACGCATGGCATTACAGCAAGCTGATAATTTTGCATTACCCACACTAACCAAAGCCCCTCTGGCTGCAGTTAGTTAA